Proteins from one Anastrepha obliqua isolate idAnaObli1 chromosome 2, idAnaObli1_1.0, whole genome shotgun sequence genomic window:
- the LOC129238211 gene encoding uncharacterized protein LOC129238211 translates to MSTQKVGDLDVETLKLIIKESNNEMLEKLNELSSDVAELKKQNEYLSQEIEKIKAEKNMDKIRLAQLEDHIKKQNLIFKGLTVSTSTKEAVDKVCKEVLQINDASIVKSTKKIYERDGKMTVLAEIRSEKDIGDIFKKSSKLAGTTIYVERDLNLERQQDKKVMMQLKKDIMAISSKHRIGVRDDRMKVANKWLRWNKDKKLVCGMEDANITLQLLYENRLQNVKIDYNILLSKIISKN, encoded by the coding sequence atgagTACCCAAAAAGTTGGTGATTTGGATGTAGAAACTCTTAAGCTTATAATCAAAGAGAGTAACAATGAGatgcttgaaaaattaaatgaattaagtaGTGATGTGGCGGAGctaaagaaacaaaatgaatACTTATCGCAGGagatcgaaaaaattaaagctgaaAAGAATATGGATAAAATAAGACTCGCCCAGTTGGAAGAccatatcaaaaaacaaaatttaattttcaaaggcCTAACTGTAAGTACATCGACCAAGGAGGCAGTTGATAAAGTGTGCAAGGAAGTACTACAGATAAATGACGCATCAATTGTCAAATCGACAAAGAAAATCTACGAGCGAGATGGAAAAATGACGGTGCTGGCAGAAATCAGATCAGAAAAGGATATCggagatattttcaaaaaatcaagtaaGCTTGCGGGTACAACAATCTATGTAGAAAGAGATCTTAATTTAGAGCGGCAACAAGACAAGAAAGTTATGATGCAATTGAAAAAAGATATTATGGCGATTTCCTCAAAACATCGAATTGGCGTCCGAGATGATAGAATGAAAgtagcaaacaaatggttgagaTGGAATAAAGATAAAAAGCTGGTATGTGGCATGGAAGATGCAAATATTACATTGCAGCTTTTATATGAAAACAGACTTCAGAACGTTAAAATAGATTATAATATATtgttaagtaaaattatttcaaaaaattag